In Microvirga lotononidis, a single genomic region encodes these proteins:
- a CDS encoding autotransporter domain-containing protein → MAFYALLASTSSLVLSLHCTPVSAQQNIIDNGNVVRIPGDSLAFGWDTIIGKNGAGTLFIEQGVTLESFDATLGENAGSSGTVYVREGSTWDLLQYSWDPFEIGRRGTGQLSIEGGSQVLSAGSVIGSGSGVILTGPGSKWDISQGRLGAYLDIGGSLEVTEGGALNVAGPIHIRDGGLAKVSGPNSKMLSSHDIKVEPTGTFIIEKGGKFESTDAVIESASSNTNNVIVTGAGSEWILADQIQLASDGSGNLLIQDGGLVHSPYLLLGRLEGSRGAVTVSGTDSALVSAEISIGTALGNLWTRGGEGVLRVEDDGGASTFFLTVGDSEASNGTAIVTGPGSSLAVRETLTVGAHGTGALIVEKGGSVFASDNNYFGFEAGSSATVEVTGTGSRLRVGELEVGTRGQASVTVADGASLEAASPIRMATNASAEGTLTVTGSSDRRATLTAYSLVGGSGKSSVMVDGGIIRAGAGVPLLRGFRPGSVVFGSGGAFLDTAGFNAGISSNLSGTGSLTKQGSGVLTLSEVNTYAGSTILESGGIALAGQGTIGVGFLQMAAGTTFDISGSSNGPSIGELRGSGAISLGANSLTVASGDFNGTISGTAGLAKQGSGTLTLGGASTYTGGTTVNEGSLVATTWDALGTGPVTNNATLVLRDASFSGGWHFAPVISGVGQLIKQGPGLLTLTGSHHYQGGTIIEGGGIDTTATGLGTGPVTNNASLWINEGGSAVFGAGSIQGTGNFRKWGAGTLTFDQANSYTGTTEISDGILALSGAGTVGSGTLNLAASGTLDISGADGSRTFGGLTGSGRVLLGSRSLAVNAGSSNSTFDGVIAGTGGLTKEGAGGLGLYGANTYTGTTSVAGGTLMVHGSLASTSTQIQAGATLAGSGNLAGSVAVQDGGTLAGTSNQTLTMGSLSLGSDATLKATLGGNGNSSLFAVTGNLTLDGRLVIDGASNLTGATRYTLLTYGGALTSTPLTVTSAPVGYKLSNFALDASSGKVALSLQDATGQQVWSGGSGLWGSAGWSYPAGGGLTSAWEGDTAVLRGRGGIVTVEGPQTFSALRFEADGYTVASGNAGELVLTDDGDASTLEGIRVESGLSATVSAPISGTATLAKDGAGTLNLTGSNTYTGGTAIGSGTLVGSVTSFGTGDILNNATLVIDQASDATFSQQISGNGLLTKRGAGRLNLTGISTLSGPTTVEQGRLAVNGSLANSVVTVTGGSLGGNGTVGGIVAQSGGMVAPGNSIGNLHVAGDVGFKPGSVYEVEVNAAGQSDRITASGKATLSGGTVRVLAEDGTYQPSTTYTVLTADAGVSGTFAGVSSNFAFLTPSLGYTANTVGLTLTRKIVPTDPTDPTHPSDPTDPHQPTPVAFNSVAATGNQFNVANAVEALGSGNRLFDAVLGQSAAGARQAFDGLSGEAYASAAGIALGSALRVQDTLLSRLRNSSMPTFTRAQGTYPAAFAADALGSIVDPVASTAPIFDPRRFALWGEGFGSWGKAGTNGNAAGLDISTGGFILGAEAQIDRTYTLGIAGGFTRTTFEADARLSSGSNDTVFAAVYGSGSWGHINLRLGATYAWHDIDVSRTIRFPNFADQAHASYDASTAQAFAEVGYAFDLGRVAIEPFAGASVLRLHTDGFAEEGGAAALTGYSQDQDLATTTLGLRAETRLGDDLPLTLRGMLGWRRAYGDVDPTALLAFAGGASSFVVAGTPIDRDALVAEAGLDWQATPDISLGIAYSGQVGSRAQEHSVKGNLTWRFGTY, encoded by the coding sequence GTGGCATTCTATGCCTTGCTGGCGTCAACCTCCTCACTGGTATTGTCTCTTCATTGCACGCCGGTATCGGCACAGCAGAACATTATCGACAATGGAAACGTAGTCAGAATCCCAGGGGATTCTTTGGCCTTCGGTTGGGACACGATCATTGGAAAGAATGGCGCGGGCACGCTGTTCATCGAGCAAGGAGTTACACTCGAATCGTTCGATGCGACCCTTGGCGAGAATGCAGGGTCGTCCGGTACCGTTTATGTGCGAGAGGGTAGTACTTGGGACCTGCTGCAGTACAGCTGGGATCCCTTTGAAATCGGCCGCAGAGGGACAGGGCAACTGTCCATCGAAGGCGGCAGCCAGGTTCTCAGTGCTGGCAGTGTGATCGGTTCTGGCTCCGGCGTAATCCTAACAGGACCCGGCTCGAAGTGGGACATCAGCCAAGGCCGCCTGGGTGCCTATCTCGACATCGGCGGGAGCCTGGAGGTGACAGAGGGCGGCGCTCTAAATGTTGCAGGCCCGATCCATATCAGAGACGGAGGTCTAGCTAAGGTCAGCGGACCTAACTCCAAGATGCTCTCCAGTCATGACATCAAGGTGGAACCCACAGGGACCTTCATCATCGAGAAGGGCGGCAAGTTTGAAAGCACGGATGCTGTTATCGAGTCGGCCAGTTCAAATACAAACAATGTGATTGTCACCGGGGCCGGGTCCGAGTGGATACTCGCAGATCAAATCCAACTTGCGAGCGATGGCTCCGGAAACCTTCTCATACAGGATGGCGGCTTAGTCCACAGCCCATATCTGCTGCTCGGACGTCTTGAAGGTTCAAGAGGAGCTGTAACAGTAAGCGGAACGGATTCAGCACTGGTGAGTGCTGAAATCTCGATTGGCACCGCACTTGGAAACCTCTGGACACGCGGGGGTGAGGGTGTTCTTCGCGTCGAAGACGACGGTGGAGCAAGCACGTTTTTTCTTACGGTCGGAGACAGTGAGGCGTCAAATGGGACGGCGATCGTCACCGGACCGGGTTCATCACTAGCCGTCAGAGAGACATTAACTGTCGGTGCCCATGGAACAGGCGCCTTGATTGTCGAGAAGGGCGGTTCTGTATTCGCCTCTGATAACAACTACTTCGGCTTCGAGGCTGGATCTTCGGCAACAGTCGAGGTCACAGGCACAGGCTCGCGATTGCGGGTTGGTGAACTTGAAGTTGGCACTAGAGGTCAGGCGAGTGTCACTGTTGCCGATGGAGCATCGCTCGAAGCCGCTTCCCCCATCCGGATGGCGACTAATGCAAGTGCAGAAGGAACGCTGACCGTCACTGGGAGCAGCGATCGTCGAGCCACCCTAACGGCCTATTCCCTCGTGGGAGGTTCCGGCAAGAGCAGTGTGATGGTCGATGGCGGCATTATCCGCGCTGGGGCCGGTGTACCGTTGCTTCGTGGCTTTCGGCCAGGAAGCGTTGTGTTCGGGAGTGGCGGAGCGTTCCTGGACACAGCCGGCTTTAACGCCGGCATCAGCAGCAATCTCAGTGGCACAGGCAGTCTCACAAAGCAGGGAAGCGGCGTCCTCACGCTCAGCGAAGTGAACACCTATGCCGGAAGCACCATCCTTGAAAGCGGAGGCATCGCCCTTGCTGGGCAAGGCACGATCGGGGTGGGCTTTCTTCAGATGGCCGCCGGTACGACCTTTGACATCTCCGGCAGCAGCAATGGCCCCTCGATTGGGGAACTCCGCGGCAGTGGTGCGATCAGCCTCGGTGCGAATTCTCTCACCGTGGCGAGCGGCGACTTCAACGGCACCATCAGCGGTACGGCCGGACTTGCCAAGCAGGGATCCGGGACGCTGACACTGGGCGGCGCAAGCACTTATACCGGCGGCACGACGGTCAACGAGGGTTCGCTCGTAGCAACGACGTGGGACGCGCTTGGCACCGGGCCGGTGACCAACAATGCAACTCTTGTCCTGCGCGACGCCAGCTTCAGCGGCGGATGGCATTTTGCGCCTGTAATCTCCGGCGTTGGCCAGTTGATTAAACAGGGGCCGGGTCTCCTGACCCTGACGGGAAGTCACCATTACCAGGGAGGGACCATAATCGAGGGCGGTGGAATTGACACCACGGCGACCGGTCTCGGTACGGGGCCTGTCACCAATAACGCGTCCCTCTGGATCAACGAAGGCGGCAGCGCTGTTTTTGGTGCCGGCAGCATCCAGGGAACAGGCAACTTCAGAAAATGGGGTGCCGGTACTCTCACCTTTGACCAGGCGAACAGCTATACGGGCACCACCGAAATCTCTGATGGAATCCTTGCACTATCAGGGGCGGGTACAGTCGGCTCGGGAACCCTCAATTTGGCAGCCTCCGGCACATTGGACATCTCTGGAGCTGATGGAAGCCGGACGTTTGGAGGCCTGACGGGATCCGGCCGGGTCCTCCTCGGCTCAAGGAGCCTCGCCGTGAATGCTGGATCTTCCAACAGCACGTTCGACGGCGTGATCGCCGGAACAGGCGGGCTGACCAAGGAAGGCGCTGGCGGACTCGGCCTTTACGGTGCAAACACCTACACCGGAACTACCAGTGTAGCCGGCGGCACGCTGATGGTGCATGGCTCGCTGGCGAGCACGAGTACGCAGATACAGGCCGGAGCGACACTTGCGGGATCGGGCAACCTGGCCGGATCTGTTGCTGTGCAGGATGGCGGCACCTTGGCCGGCACTAGCAATCAGACGCTCACCATGGGCAGTCTCAGCCTGGGCTCTGATGCGACCCTCAAGGCGACGCTGGGTGGCAACGGCAACTCCAGTCTGTTTGCCGTGACGGGCAATTTGACTCTCGACGGGCGGTTGGTGATCGATGGAGCATCCAACCTGACGGGAGCCACGCGCTACACCCTGCTCACGTATGGCGGCGCGCTCACCAGCACGCCTCTGACCGTGACCTCCGCCCCAGTCGGCTACAAGCTGTCCAATTTTGCCCTCGATGCTAGTTCCGGCAAAGTGGCGCTGAGCCTGCAGGATGCAACCGGTCAGCAGGTCTGGAGCGGAGGTTCGGGCCTGTGGGGCAGCGCTGGATGGAGCTATCCCGCAGGAGGAGGGCTGACCAGCGCCTGGGAAGGTGACACCGCTGTTCTTCGCGGCAGGGGCGGCATCGTCACAGTGGAAGGCCCACAGACATTTTCGGCCCTGCGTTTCGAGGCCGACGGCTACACCGTCGCGTCAGGCAATGCTGGCGAACTCGTGCTCACGGACGATGGGGATGCGTCTACTCTGGAAGGGATCCGCGTGGAAAGCGGGCTCAGCGCCACGGTGTCGGCTCCGATCAGCGGCACGGCGACTCTGGCCAAGGACGGCGCCGGCACACTCAACCTGACAGGGAGCAACACCTATACGGGAGGCACCGCGATCGGCAGCGGTACGCTGGTCGGCTCAGTCACCAGCTTCGGCACGGGTGACATTCTTAACAATGCAACGCTGGTGATCGATCAGGCATCGGATGCGACCTTTTCCCAGCAGATCAGCGGCAACGGCCTCCTCACCAAGCGAGGAGCGGGTCGGCTTAATCTGACCGGCATCAGCACGTTGTCCGGCCCGACGACGGTTGAACAGGGTCGTCTGGCCGTGAATGGCTCCTTGGCGAATTCGGTGGTGACCGTCACCGGCGGCTCGCTGGGCGGCAATGGCACCGTTGGCGGGATCGTGGCCCAGAGCGGTGGCATGGTGGCTCCCGGCAACTCCATCGGCAACCTCCATGTGGCTGGGGATGTCGGCTTCAAGCCGGGCTCGGTCTATGAGGTGGAGGTGAATGCAGCCGGCCAGTCGGATCGCATCACGGCGAGCGGCAAAGCCACCCTGTCTGGTGGCACCGTCCGGGTACTGGCCGAGGATGGCACCTATCAGCCTTCGACCACCTACACGGTTCTCACGGCGGATGCTGGCGTGAGCGGTACATTCGCAGGCGTGAGTTCGAACTTCGCATTTCTGACACCCAGCCTCGGCTACACTGCCAACACTGTCGGCCTGACGCTGACGCGCAAGATTGTACCGACGGATCCCACCGATCCGACACACCCTTCTGATCCCACAGATCCTCATCAGCCGACACCCGTGGCCTTCAATTCCGTGGCCGCGACGGGCAACCAATTCAATGTAGCCAACGCTGTGGAGGCATTAGGCTCAGGCAATCGCCTGTTCGATGCGGTCCTGGGCCAGAGTGCAGCTGGGGCTCGGCAGGCCTTCGATGGGCTGTCGGGCGAGGCATATGCTTCTGCCGCTGGGATCGCTCTTGGCAGCGCCCTCCGGGTGCAGGACACCCTGTTGAGCCGGTTGCGCAACAGCTCCATGCCGACCTTCACGCGGGCGCAGGGTACCTACCCAGCCGCTTTTGCCGCCGACGCACTTGGCTCAATAGTGGATCCGGTGGCGAGTACGGCGCCGATCTTCGATCCTCGCCGGTTTGCTCTATGGGGTGAAGGCTTCGGCTCTTGGGGCAAGGCAGGCACCAATGGAAATGCTGCCGGTCTCGACATCTCGACGGGGGGCTTCATCCTCGGAGCAGAAGCGCAGATTGATCGGACGTACACGTTGGGCATCGCGGGCGGGTTCACGCGCACCACGTTTGAGGCGGACGCGCGCCTGTCCTCAGGCTCCAACGACACCGTCTTTGCTGCTGTCTATGGCTCCGGGTCCTGGGGCCACATCAACCTGCGGCTCGGTGCGACTTATGCCTGGCATGACATCGACGTCAGCCGCACCATTCGGTTCCCTAACTTTGCCGATCAGGCTCACGCCTCCTATGACGCTTCAACCGCACAGGCCTTCGCCGAGGTAGGCTACGCATTCGATCTGGGGCGGGTGGCGATCGAGCCTTTCGCCGGTGCGTCGGTGCTGCGGCTGCACACGGACGGCTTCGCGGAGGAAGGTGGGGCGGCGGCGCTGACCGGCTACTCCCAGGACCAGGATCTGGCCACAACGACGCTTGGTCTGCGTGCGGAGACGCGGTTGGGCGATGATCTGCCTCTCACCCTCAGAGGGATGCTGGGTTGGCGCCGGGCTTATGGTGACGTTGACCCTACGGCTCTGCTGGCTTTTGCCGGTGGGGCATCGTCGTTCGTGGTCGCAGGCACTCCCATCGATCGTGATGCGCTGGTCGCAGAGGCGGGACTGGATTGGCAGGCCACTCCCGACATAAGCCTCGGGATCGCATACTCGGGTCAGGTGGGTTCTCGGGCCCAAGAACATTCGGTCAAGGGCAACCTGACGTGGCGCTTCGGTACCTATTGA
- a CDS encoding dihydrofolate reductase family protein produces MPIQVTASVRQVNRSRHILGRHHVGTTGRLRRNPQLDRLGLIDEYKILVHPRIAGHGPTLCQGGLPGTRRLELVSATPLRNGVVAMHYRRDR; encoded by the coding sequence GTGCCCATCCAGGTCACAGCTTCTGTCCGGCAGGTGAACCGCTCTCGGCATATCCTGGGCCGACATCACGTCGGAACAACTGGCCGACTTCGTCGGAATCCGCAGCTGGATCGGCTGGGTCTGATCGACGAGTACAAGATCCTCGTCCATCCAAGGATCGCCGGGCACGGCCCGACCCTGTGCCAGGGCGGGCTGCCCGGCACGCGGCGGCTCGAGCTGGTCTCGGCGACGCCACTCCGCAATGGCGTGGTGGCCATGCACTACCGGCGCGATCGCTGA
- a CDS encoding calcium-binding protein produces MTPNSTTGSLIDGAEVVSSLVDMIAGAKTKLIQVSAIQSGRVDDTGSSLFADIPLDTSEGKAALLAKLAEGSGLLANIHTVDGQFDPTSNITREDLAVLLARILKLEMFKPTGTPSFSDVAPGVSDWTVNYVKQAVEAGLVNAVSSVELTGVASRDTILNGLPTYNNLMVLDASSDGVHRRVEINNVGFIALKGVADIYGGNGAQFIVADGASQRIVMGADDDTMHGGGGDDYVGSLGGNDELHGDEGNDTISGGIGNDTLDGGTGIDIMYGGEGDDTYIVDTASDQVIEYRGEGIDTLRSSVSYMLENANVENLVLTGNGAYGYGNGVANRMTASDAGSVLYGWGGNDTLWGGASRDRLYGGSGDDRLYGNGGNDRLYGGTGKDRLEGGTGRDYLAGDSGNDILKGGDGHDTINGGSGNDVIYGGTGKDILTGGTGRDTFVFDTKLGKGEIDTIRDFNPWEDTIRLENAVFTNIGPKGHLAWNAFHYGTHAADADDRIIYDWFSGALYYDEDGAGGAAQVQFARIDKHVFLTVNDFVII; encoded by the coding sequence ATGACCCCCAACAGCACGACCGGCAGTTTGATTGACGGCGCTGAGGTGGTCTCATCGTTGGTAGACATGATCGCGGGTGCAAAGACTAAGCTCATTCAGGTGAGCGCCATCCAGTCCGGACGCGTGGACGACACCGGAAGTTCATTGTTTGCCGACATTCCGCTCGACACCAGTGAAGGAAAGGCAGCTCTTCTCGCCAAGTTGGCGGAAGGCTCCGGCTTGTTGGCCAACATCCACACCGTCGATGGCCAGTTCGACCCCACCTCCAACATCACTCGGGAGGACCTCGCGGTCCTCTTGGCGCGCATCCTCAAGCTGGAGATGTTTAAACCTACTGGCACTCCAAGCTTTTCGGATGTCGCTCCGGGCGTCTCGGATTGGACAGTCAACTACGTCAAGCAGGCTGTTGAAGCAGGCCTCGTGAACGCTGTCTCAAGTGTCGAGCTCACGGGAGTGGCCTCCAGGGATACGATCCTCAACGGCCTACCGACCTACAACAACCTCATGGTTCTGGACGCCTCCAGCGATGGCGTCCACCGGAGGGTCGAGATCAACAACGTGGGCTTCATCGCCCTCAAGGGGGTAGCCGACATCTATGGCGGCAACGGCGCCCAGTTCATCGTGGCTGACGGCGCCAGCCAGCGCATCGTGATGGGTGCCGATGACGACACGATGCACGGCGGGGGCGGTGATGACTACGTCGGCTCCCTTGGTGGGAATGATGAGCTCCACGGCGACGAGGGCAACGACACCATTTCTGGCGGGATCGGCAACGACACCCTCGACGGTGGCACGGGCATCGACATCATGTACGGCGGTGAGGGTGATGATACCTACATCGTCGACACGGCAAGCGACCAGGTGATCGAGTACCGCGGCGAGGGCATCGACACCCTTCGCAGCTCGGTCAGCTACATGCTGGAGAACGCCAACGTCGAGAACCTCGTGCTCACGGGCAATGGCGCCTATGGCTATGGTAACGGCGTCGCCAACAGGATGACCGCCTCCGACGCGGGCAGCGTCCTATATGGCTGGGGCGGCAACGACACCCTCTGGGGCGGAGCCTCACGCGACCGTCTCTACGGCGGCAGCGGCGATGATCGCCTGTACGGCAATGGTGGTAACGACCGGTTGTATGGCGGCACGGGCAAGGACCGGCTCGAGGGTGGCACCGGACGCGATTACCTCGCTGGCGATAGCGGCAACGACATCCTCAAGGGCGGTGACGGCCACGACACCATCAATGGTGGCTCCGGCAATGACGTGATCTACGGCGGCACGGGCAAGGATATTCTGACCGGCGGTACCGGACGCGACACCTTCGTGTTCGATACCAAGCTCGGGAAGGGTGAGATCGATACGATCAGGGACTTCAATCCCTGGGAGGATACGATCCGGCTTGAGAATGCCGTGTTCACGAACATCGGTCCGAAGGGCCATCTCGCCTGGAATGCGTTCCACTATGGCACCCATGCGGCCGATGCCGATGACCGGATCATCTACGATTGGTTCTCGGGTGCGCTTTACTATGACGAGGATGGTGCCGGCGGAGCAGCCCAGGTGCAGTTCGCCCGTATCGACAAGCACGTGTTCCTGACCGTGAACGACTTCGTCATCATCTGA